Genomic segment of Bacteroidota bacterium:
GCCATCGCAGCGCACGCCGCTAGATAAAGACTTGCTGATAGCACGTGCACAGGAGTTGGCGTCTAAAATTCCGGTTGTTGCAGCGAGCGACAAAAGCACGCCAGAGAAAAAGACGGTAACCAAGGTGAGTGACAAGCAGCCGGCTGTTGCAGATGCAAACAGCAAGGAGGCCAAGAAAGCCGAAGATAAGCCTTCACGTATTGTGTACCGCGTCCGACGTGGCGATACGCTCATCAAGATTGCGAAACAGTTCAAGGTATCTGTTTCAGAGTTGCGGCAGTGGAATAACATGTCAAACAGCCTGATCAAAATTGGGCAACGGTTGACGGTGTATCCTAAAGCATCTTCATGACTTATGGCGCAGCTTGTTAGCCAAAAGGCGTGGGTTTTGTGAATAGCTTTGGCCTACGCCCGGCGTAGACGTGCTTCCTAAAACTTACACCTTTTGGCTTTATATCCCGCAAGGCTGTGCTTTTGGAAGGATCATTGAGAAAGCATAACGTCTGTCAGCCTTCATTGTAAAACTGATGAATTGGCTGTAAACGGGTGCTTGCGTTGATGGACAAAATCCTCAGTCCTAAAACGTTTTACTTCGAAATGTAGTGCCCAGATCGGGCAGTATCTGATGCAGATGCCCGGCGCTACAGCAGGTGCGCAAAAAAGCGTTGTACTGGTGCTCAACCAATGCAACCGGATTGCCACTAGATTGTAGGAAGATGCTCGATCAACAAGGTGTGTTTGTTTAACAATTGCCGGATTGCCCGGGTTTTGCTCGCCATTGCGGCAGATTGCGTCAAGCAACATCAATCAAGCAAGACATCACGCCTGTCTACCCCCGGACCTAAAGCTTGCAGCACAAATTTGCTGCGCCAATAAGTCCGATTTAGTGCCTGTTGATTGAGACATACAATTCAACTAGAAACCAAATCTGATTTCTTATGACTACCAACTCCGAGAATACTATGGGTCAGCTTAAAGAGAAATTATTGGCAGCCTCTCAGGAAGAGATTGCAAAGGTTGTTAAAGAAGCACAGGATGAAGCCCTCCAGGAAGCAAAAGCGCTGTTGAAAGAGCGTATGTTGGAGGCAATTTTAAAAGATGCAATTGGTAAAGTTAGTCGCCTGAGTGCTGAGCCGGCCGTGCTTATTGTTGATGAGCAGGCAGAGTAATCCTGGTGTTTCAGGATGAAGCATTAACACAACTTCATGCGATTAAAAGCCCCTCAATTCATGTGAAGGAGGCCGTGTTGTAGACGTGTTGATATGTACGCTTTACCACAAGTTGCGCGATAAAGCAATTGTGGTCAGCGTGTTTCGTTATCCAGGCGTTTTTTACCTGGTGTTCCATGCTGAACAGCCCTCCGTTTCCGGGTGCTCCCGGAGCAAACCCTTTTCAGTACTAGAGTTTTGAATCCAGTAGGTATCGACGATGAATGAACAGACAACCGAGTTAATTGACCAGCTGAAGGACAAGCTGCTGCGCGCTTCTGATGAAATGGTAATCAAAATGATCCAGGAAGCCCGCGATGAGGCATTGACTGAAGCCAAGGTTATCCTTAAGGAACGCATGCTACAGGCGATCCTAGAGAGTGCAGCCGAGGATCAACCTGAAAAGCGGCCGAACAACAAAAAGCCTGCATCCTCAGGTGGTACCTGGTTCCAACCACAACCATCGCTCTGACTTTATCTTGACTAGGGGAGGCAATCTGCTGTATGGAAAAAAATTTAACAGCTGAAATTGGTCACCAATTTCAACGCGCCTTCGCTAGTGCATGTGAAGCTCAAATTCAACAACTCATTCGGGAAACGCGGCAGGAAGCGCTGGCGAGTGCCAAGCAGATCTTGCGGCAAAGTGCATTACAGCATGTCCTGGAGTCAGTTGTTGATGGTGTTTCAGGAGCAGATGAACGTGCGCCGGCTCCTGCGCCTGGCATGGACAACGTTGTAGTTTCACCCGTGCGTGTGAAAGCTGCTAAAACCGAGCCTGCCAAGCGTGTTAAACGCACAAAAGAAGCCCCTCCTGTGCTCAACGATCGTATCCTGGAAGAGATTGAAGCAATCAGAGAACAGATACGGCGGAACGAACTGTTGCTCAGCCAAATAAAACCATTCGTTCAGACGAGCAAAGTCCAAGAAGAATAACAGCACACGTGAGGCAGTTATCGTGTCATCAAAATTGAGATGGATGCCCGACTGGCTCACCGGTCCTTCATTAGGTCAGTACCTGAAGGTTCGGCCGGGGGATAGCACCCAACCTGCAAGCGCTGCACCTGCAGCGCCGCTGGAAGAAGGAGAAGGTTTCGGTTCCACCAAGCAAATGCTCAAAGAGCAGATGGTGGACTCGTTTTTCGAACGAGCGCTTCATCAGATCGAACCCGAATCCCCGGAGACGCTCGATCCCATTGATGTGGTTTCCGGCGTGGCTCCGCCTGCGATTGAATCTCTGGTTGAAGGTGTGTCCCATGAGCCCATATTTGAGGCAGGAGAACCCCTCGACGACCCCGCTCCGGTTGTCGAACAGGATAAGTATGGCGATGAAATACCCGATACCCAACTGCCGGCTGACCTTGTGGAAGAGGCCTACGAAGAGCACACGGTAGAGGTAACCGAGCCCGAAAAGGTTGGATACTATATATTCGCCATCACCCTTGGGCAGTATGATTTTGAGCTGCCCGAACTCTCAATTGATGCAGACTACCCACTTTTTGTGTTTCCTTTTGGAGAAGCACAGGCCGTAATTTCTGAAGTGCCGCTCGATGTGTATAGTGAAGAGGCACTGCAGGCAAAATTGAACGACCCAGCGTGGTTTGAGCAGACCCTCCGGCAGCATACCAAAATACTGAGCAGGGTACAGGCCCAGGTATCAATTGTGCCCATGCGGGTTTGTACTATTTGTGATAGTATGCAAGGGTTGAAGGCTTTTTTGGATGAGCATCACAAAGACTTTGTGTCTACCCTGCAATTGATTGAGGGCAATCATGCATGGCGTTTCAGTATTTATTGTAACGAGCCAAGATTGCGGACCCTGACGGCCAAGGCTAGTAACCGGGTTCGTGCGATTCAGGCTGAGATGGCTGGCAAGTCTCGTGCAGCCGGTCAGCCTTTATACGAAAAACTTGAAGTGGTGCTCGAAGAAGAGGCGCGCTCGGTATGTAAAGCCTGTGTCAAACACAGCCACGGGACGCTTTCGGTGATCACATCCCAAAACCAAATACAGTCATTTACGGAGCTTGAGGCTGGTGAGGCGGACAAGCGGGAGATTTTTCGGTGTGATTACCTTGTTTCCAATGCGCAGCGAAATGCGTTCGAAAAAGAAATAGCTTCACTGATTGAAGCCTACAAATCCCTTGGTTTTGAGCTGGAGGTGGAAGGTCCGCATGCTGCAGCCCAATTTGCAAGCCGCAAAGTTTTGGCTGCCGGAAAGCTGAAAAAAAATGCGCCCGCCGCCCCGGTGGCAGCGGGCTAATCCCATCTGTTAGATCTACTCTACTATCGCCTAGCCATCTGACGAAAGCATCGCTTTAACGTATGCCCGGCGCATCGTAGCAATGCCGGCGATGGAAATGCCTTTTGGACAAACGGCTTCACATTCCGCGTGGTTAGAGCAGTCGCCGAAGCCTTCTTCCTGCATCTGGTTTACCATTTTGATCGTCCTGCGACCTGCTTCAGGTTGGCCCTGGGGTAAAATGGCGAGGTGGGCGATTTTTGCGCCAACGAACAGGGAGGCTGACGCGTTTGGACAGGCGGCAACACAGGCGCCACACCCTATGCAGGCGGCGTAGTCCATGGCTTCGTCTGCCTTTGTTTTAGAAATCGGGATGGCGTTGGCATCAGGGGCGTTGCCCGTGTTGACACTCACGTAGCCGCCGGCTTCAATAATACGGTCGAAAGAGGTGCGATCTACAACCAGATCTTTGATGACCGGGAAAGCAGAGGCACGCCACGGCTCTACATCAATGGAGTCTCCGTCTTTGAAGCTCCGCATGTGCAACTGGCAAGTAGCGGTACGCGCGTTAGGGCCATGGGCCTGGCCGTTGATCATCATGTTGCACGATCCGCAGATGCCTTCGCGACAGTCATGGTCAAATTCAATCGGCGTTTCTCCTTTTAGTGTCAATTGCTCGTTGAGCAGGTCAAACATTTCCAGGAACGACATGTCGTGGCTGATGCCTTCGACACTATAAGACTTGAAACCACCGGGTTTGTCGGGGCCGTCCTGTCGCCAAATATTCAGATGGATTGTCATTGCTGATTTCGGGTTTTGGTTTGCGTCTTGCCGCCTGATGCAAGGCGGTGGGCACTTCGAACCATTATTTGTAGCTACGTTGCGTCAGCTCAACATTTTCAAATGCGAGGTCTTCTTTGTGCAGTTGTTTGGTCCCATCAGACTGATGTGCCCAGGCTGCCACATAAGAGTACGTATCGTCGTTTCGCTTGGCTTCTCCTTCCGGGGTTTGGTGTTCTTCTCGGAAGTGGCCCCCACACGACTCTTCGCGATCTAGGGCATCTTGCGCCATCAATTCGCCAAGTTCGATGAAGTCTGCAACACGGCCCGCAAATTCGAGGGACTTGTTCATCGTGCTGTTTTCTCCCGGTACCTTGACGTTTTGCCAAAACGATTCACGCAAATCTCCCAGTTCCTGGATGGCTTTGGTAAGCCCTTCCTTGGTACGAGACATGCCCACGTGGTCCCAGATGATCTGTCCCAGGTTTCTGTGGTAGTCCAGTACCGTTCTGTTGCCATTGATAGAGAGCAATTTGTGGAGCTGCTCTTTTGAGGCGTTTTCTGCTTCAGCAAAAGCTTCATGGCTGGTGTCAACCGCGTCAATGCCGGCAGAGGCGATGTATTGCCCCAAAGTGTACGGAGCGATAAAATACCCGTCAGCGAGGCCCTGCATGAGGGCACTGGCACCCAGGCGGTTAGCGCCATGATCGGAGAAGTTTGCTTCTCCAAGCGCAAAGAGTCCCGGAACGGTGGTCATCAGGTTGTAATCAACCCAAAGACCGCCCATGGTGTAATGCACAGCCGGGTAGATGCGCATGGGTACTTCGTACGGATTGTCGTCTGTGATGCGTTCATACATCTCGAACAAGTTGCCGTAGCGCTGTTCGATCACGTCGCGTCCATGGCGCTTGATTGCATCGCGGAAGTCGAGGTAGACAGCCAGTTTGGTTGTACCAACACCCCGGCCTTCATCGCAGGCCTGTTTGGCATTACGCGAGGCAACGTCGCGTGGCACGAGGTTGCCAAAGCTTGGGTACTTGCGCTCGAGGTAATAATCCCGTTCGTCTTCCGGGATGGACTCCGGCGCACGCGTATCGCCGGCCTTTTTAGGCACCCAAACGCGACCGTCGTTTCGCAAGCTTTCACTCATGAGAGTCAGTTTGGACTGATACTCACCGGAAACCGGAATACACGTCGGATGAATCTGTGTGTAACATGGGTTTGCAAAGTACGCTCCTCTGCGGTGGCAGCGCCATGCTGCGGTTACATTGGAGTTTTTTGCGTTGGTAGACAGGAAGTACACATTGCCATAACCACCGGTACAAAGCAACACTGCATCCGCGGCATGCCGCTCAAGTTCTCCTGTGACGAGGTTGCGTGTGATAATCCCCCGCGCCTGACCATTGATCATGACGAGATCGAGCATTTCGCGGCGATTGTACATGGTAATGCCGCCCGTTTCGATTTGCCGGCTCATGGCACTATAGGCACCAAGAAGCAACTGCTGGCCGGTTTGTCCACGCGCATAGAATGTGCGAGATACCTGGGCGCCACCAAAAGACCGGTTGGCAAGGTAGCCGCCATATTCGCGTGCAAATGGCACCCCTTGTGCAACGCACTGGTCGATGATGCTTGTGCTTATTTCAGCGAGCCGGTGTACGTTAGATTCGCGAGAGCGGTAGTCACCACCTTTAATGGTGTCGTAGAAGAGGCGCCATACACTGTCCCCATCACCGGGGTAGTTTTTTGCAGCGTTGATGCCGCCTTGCGCAGCAATACTGTGCGCGCGCCGGGCTGAATCCTGGATGCAGAAAGACTTTACGTTATACCCCAATTCAGACAGCGTAGCCGCTGCGGATGCGCCGGCAAGGCCAGTGCCTACTACAATAACATTGTGCTTGCGTTTGTTGTTGGGGCTAACAAGCTTAATTTTTTGAAGGTACTGCTGCCACTTCTGCTGGAGTGGTCCGCCTGGTGTTTTAGCGTCTAACTTCATCACACATTACCTCCGGTAAAGTAAATCCACAGGGGAAGAACGAGGAACCCGATGGCGATCAGTAGTCCGAGCAGCGCGCCCAGGGTGTAGACCAACGGGGTGAGCCTGGGGTTCATGGCGCCCAGTGATTGCAATGCACTCCACACGCCGTGTCGCAGATGGAGGGCCAGGAGTAGCATGATTGCTACATATCCAAACGCATAGAGCGGGCTGGCAAATTTCTCCGTTACAAGCCGGGCGAGGTCGCGTACGGGCTGCCCGTCAAGGGTGGTCTCGTAATACGTGCCAAATTTGAAACTCCACAAGTGAACAACCAGAAATACCAGCAGGATAATCCCTGTGATAATCATGCTTCTGGAACTCATGGATTGTTTGCTGGCGCCACCTACCGTTTTGAAGCGCTTGTATCCAACCTTGCGTGCTTTTCGCTTGTGCAGATATATATTGATGCCAAGCACAATGTGCAGCACAAACACGGCAACAAGGCCGGCTTCAATCACATACAGCAGCGCGCCAAGGCTGTGCAAAAATTCGGTGTAGGCATTGTAGGCTGCGCTTCCCTGGAAATAGGAAAGGTTGCCTAACATGTGCGTAATGACAAACAGGGTCAGTCCCAGCCCCGTGATGCCCGTGAGCACTTTCTTTCCAATAGGCGAAAACAAGATCGACTGTTGGACGGTGCTTTCATTCGGTTTATTGCCCATGAAATCTGGTGGGAGCTTAGCTCAGCAAATTGTTAAAAAAGACCGTAGCAAGACGGTTCGTCCCAGCTATTTGCCGGTGATAACTACGGGGCATTTTAATGGTTTCATCTGGAATCGCAGATCATAAAGAAGACCTGCAACGGCACTACATTACAACTGAAAAATTCTAATTGCCAAGAATTAGT
This window contains:
- a CDS encoding GvpL/GvpF family gas vesicle protein, coding for MSSKLRWMPDWLTGPSLGQYLKVRPGDSTQPASAAPAAPLEEGEGFGSTKQMLKEQMVDSFFERALHQIEPESPETLDPIDVVSGVAPPAIESLVEGVSHEPIFEAGEPLDDPAPVVEQDKYGDEIPDTQLPADLVEEAYEEHTVEVTEPEKVGYYIFAITLGQYDFELPELSIDADYPLFVFPFGEAQAVISEVPLDVYSEEALQAKLNDPAWFEQTLRQHTKILSRVQAQVSIVPMRVCTICDSMQGLKAFLDEHHKDFVSTLQLIEGNHAWRFSIYCNEPRLRTLTAKASNRVRAIQAEMAGKSRAAGQPLYEKLEVVLEEEARSVCKACVKHSHGTLSVITSQNQIQSFTELEAGEADKREIFRCDYLVSNAQRNAFEKEIASLIEAYKSLGFELEVEGPHAAAQFASRKVLAAGKLKKNAPAAPVAAG
- a CDS encoding succinate dehydrogenase/fumarate reductase iron-sulfur subunit, translated to MTIHLNIWRQDGPDKPGGFKSYSVEGISHDMSFLEMFDLLNEQLTLKGETPIEFDHDCREGICGSCNMMINGQAHGPNARTATCQLHMRSFKDGDSIDVEPWRASAFPVIKDLVVDRTSFDRIIEAGGYVSVNTGNAPDANAIPISKTKADEAMDYAACIGCGACVAACPNASASLFVGAKIAHLAILPQGQPEAGRRTIKMVNQMQEEGFGDCSNHAECEAVCPKGISIAGIATMRRAYVKAMLSSDG
- a CDS encoding fumarate reductase/succinate dehydrogenase flavoprotein subunit, which gives rise to MKLDAKTPGGPLQQKWQQYLQKIKLVSPNNKRKHNVIVVGTGLAGASAAATLSELGYNVKSFCIQDSARRAHSIAAQGGINAAKNYPGDGDSVWRLFYDTIKGGDYRSRESNVHRLAEISTSIIDQCVAQGVPFAREYGGYLANRSFGGAQVSRTFYARGQTGQQLLLGAYSAMSRQIETGGITMYNRREMLDLVMINGQARGIITRNLVTGELERHAADAVLLCTGGYGNVYFLSTNAKNSNVTAAWRCHRRGAYFANPCYTQIHPTCIPVSGEYQSKLTLMSESLRNDGRVWVPKKAGDTRAPESIPEDERDYYLERKYPSFGNLVPRDVASRNAKQACDEGRGVGTTKLAVYLDFRDAIKRHGRDVIEQRYGNLFEMYERITDDNPYEVPMRIYPAVHYTMGGLWVDYNLMTTVPGLFALGEANFSDHGANRLGASALMQGLADGYFIAPYTLGQYIASAGIDAVDTSHEAFAEAENASKEQLHKLLSINGNRTVLDYHRNLGQIIWDHVGMSRTKEGLTKAIQELGDLRESFWQNVKVPGENSTMNKSLEFAGRVADFIELGELMAQDALDREESCGGHFREEHQTPEGEAKRNDDTYSYVAAWAHQSDGTKQLHKEDLAFENVELTQRSYK
- a CDS encoding succinate dehydrogenase cytochrome b subunit, translating into MGNKPNESTVQQSILFSPIGKKVLTGITGLGLTLFVITHMLGNLSYFQGSAAYNAYTEFLHSLGALLYVIEAGLVAVFVLHIVLGINIYLHKRKARKVGYKRFKTVGGASKQSMSSRSMIITGIILLVFLVVHLWSFKFGTYYETTLDGQPVRDLARLVTEKFASPLYAFGYVAIMLLLALHLRHGVWSALQSLGAMNPRLTPLVYTLGALLGLLIAIGFLVLPLWIYFTGGNV